The nucleotide sequence ggggggggggtggtcggggtaccaggtggtgggtattatagagggcacggattgcatggagcactgggtgtggtacaaaaacaatgaatactgttatgctgaaaataaattaaaaaaaaaaaaaagactgctacCGCTGTCATTCGCCACCAGCTCCGCCATCCGCTCACTCGCCCTCATGAACCCCAATCCCATTCATTCCAGGACTTTTCCAGACTTTTAGTCTCAATAACGGGGCCGGTCGGACCCCGCCTAGCTCGGTTTGATTCGGCCAGGATCGGTTACTAAGGCCTAGAGCTTCccggttgcgggggggggggtggcgacGGGGGGGGGGGAAGTGATGTCAAGTCCAGAAGGCGGGCCAACCAGCCCTCTCCATCCTCCGGATTGGCTGACAGGAATTTGATTAGATTCGCAGCCTGGCGGGCTCCTGCGTTAGCTGTCATTGTCCCCAGATGCCCCTCGGCCGTCCTCTCTGCCTGGGGCAAGACTCTGAGGACTGTACTTAGGAAGCACTTAGCTTCGGAAGGAGAGGTGATTCGAATGGTCCATCTATTGCCACCAGGCTAGGAGTTGACTGCCTAGGTATTTTTTGACTCGATCCGGTTCCCGTAGTTGGGGCGGCTACCCGAGCCGCAGGGATTTGTGGAATTTATAGTTCTGGATTAGGTCTGGATTAGTTCGTGGGTGGACCGGAGAAGGCTCGAGCCCGACAGagatttttggaggaaaaaaaaaaaaaaagactgaggacTGGGGGCCTGGGTCCCAGAAGgacgggagaggaagaagagggaatctAAATAAGAATACGGCTATTAgcattgttttggttttcttttcaggtGCTGATCTGAAACTGATCTTCCCATTCGGCCAAAACTGTTCACCCCGGGTGGAAAGGACCAGGCAGCCAAATGGAGACGCCACCAGTCAATCCAATGGGAGAGAAGGACACCTCGCGACCCCAACAACAATGGGAAAAGAAACCCCAGGAGAACCTTGATTCAACTACTCCGATTAGCCAGCAGCCCCAAGGCCCTCCTACTGAAATCCTTGAGCTGAGAGTGAGCCCAAATCCAGCCAGCCAAATTCTAAAGAAACCTCAAGGGACTGAAAAACTGGCAGCTGGACTTCAAGGAGACTCTGCTAAGTCTTATGGATCAACCAGTGAGATACCAGAGCCCCTTCAAGCTTCCGATCTCTGGTACTGCCCCGATGGGAGCTTTGTTAAGAAGATCTTAATCCGTGGCCATGGCTTGGACAAACCCAAGCTAGGCTCCTGCTGCCGGGTACTGGCTTTTGGGTTTCCTTTTGGGTCAGGCCTGCCAGAGGGCTGGACAGAAATAACTGTGGGATTGGGCCCGTGGAGGGAGGGGACTTGGGGGGAACTCATAGAGAAATGCTTGGAGTCCATGTGTCAAGGTGAGGAGGCAGAGCTTCAGCTCTCTGAGCACTCTGAATCTCCTTTCAGGCTCACACTGGCCTCCTTCACTCAGGGCAGGGACTCCTGGGAGCTGGATGCCAGTGAGAAGGAAGCCCTGGCCAGGGAAGAACGTGCAAGGGGCACAGAATTATTTCGAGCTGGGAACCCTGAAGGGGCTGCCAGATGCTATGGACGGGCTCTTCGGCTGCTGCTGACTTTACCTCCACCTGGCCCTCCAGAACGAACTGTTCTTCATGCCAACCTGGCCGCCTGTCAGTTGTTGCTAGGGCAGCCCCAGTTGGCAGCCCAGAGCTGTGACAGAGCACTGGAGCGGGAACCTGACCATTTAAAGGCCTTGTACCGAAGAGGGGTTGCCCAGGCTGCCCTTGGGAACCTTGAAAAAGCAACTGCTGACCTCAGGAAGGTGCTGGAGGTAGACCCAAAAAACCGAGCAGCCCAGGAAGAGCTGGGAAAGGTGATCattcaggggaaaaaacaagATGCAGGTCTGGCTCAGGGTCTGCGCAAGATGTTTGGctgattaaaagtaaaattttaaaagagacagGAACCTTTGAATTGTGGTTTATGCTGTGAGATTTTGAGGAGACCCAGATGGAGGGTTTCAGCCCATGTCCCATTCCCAGCTTTAGCCTTCCTAGGGAGGTAGCAGTGGTTTCAGTGCACCTCTTTCACTTCTTcaccaataaaaaaaaaccatatgatcacgTGTGCTActttggggcgggggagggcgctTATCCATATCCGAAGATAATGCAAGATCCATAAACTACTAAAGTTAGGACTGACTAGGGAGATGGCGGGCCTTTAAATCCCGGGAACTACACTTCCCAGGCTTTCTCACTGGCTCCCGTTCGGCGCATGCGCAAACTCTACGGCCCGGTTGAGTGTGACAGCTCCCCTCCTGCCGCGCTCCCATTGGCCGGGCCTGTCCAGCCTCCTCATGTACTCAGCACGCAGGTCTCTTACTGGTCGGTAGAGCTTCCGGGACgacccccctttttttaaagagtcaacCCATTAGTTGGTGATGGGGAGAGGCGGGCCTTGGGAACGGTCTCATGGTTGGGGGGCGGGCGCGAAAGATGGCGGAACTGATGCTCCTCAGCGAGATTGCGGACCCAACACGTTTTTTCACGGACAACTTGCTGAGCCCGGAGGACTGGGGTCTGCGTAGTGAGGCctcggggagggaggagggctgtgGCATGCTGTGCTCCTGAGGCACGCAGGGAGGAAGCGGAGGTCCACGGAAGAAGGCTGGGCAAATACTGAATCCATTACCCGAAGGAGGGCGGAGCAGAGGGCCGCGTTGTGCTTTCGGGGGATGCGGGAGTTGGGAAAGACCTCTACTCCCCGCGGAAACGTCGAGTTGTtccggggtgggggaaggaggggctgaAGTTCTCCGGCTGTATCACGTTTCAAGTGGGCGGGCTGTAGGTCTGGCTGAGCCGAGCCAATGAGGGATGGGCCCAGGGCTGTGTGTGGATCTGTAGGCTGGGCCGACAGACGACCCCCTTGACACTTTGCGTTGCAGACAGCACCTTGTACACTGGCCTGGATGATGTGGCCGAGGAGCAGACGCAGCTCTTCCGCTGCCCAGAGCAGGATGTCCCGGTATTGCTACCCCGGTCTTGTCTTAGACCTTTGGCGGGTGGTAGTTGCCCTGGAGCCAGGACTTAGCCCCAGACCAGAGATTATGGAGCTATTAAATTCTTCACATTCTTGCTGTCTAATGCCCTCCTTTATTCAGTTTGGCAGCAGCTCCCTGGATGTGGGGATGGATGTCAGTCCCCCTGAGCCACCTTGGGACCCCCTGCCTATCTTCCCAGGTAAGATGTCctttctgaggggcgcctgggtggctcaattggttgaatgtctacctttggctcaggtcatgatcgttagggtcctgggatccagcctgcatcgggcaccctgctcagcggggagtccacttcttcctctgccccacccccattctctctctctctcagataaacaattggaatctatatctgtatctatatctatctcctTTGTGATTCCCTCATCCTTCCAAAACCCTCTTTCCACTGTTCCACAGGAACTACAGAACTCCCTGTATCTTTATATCTTCTCTTCATAAGTGCCTGTGCACTCGTCTCTCCTTCAGTCCTTTATGTGTTCTTTCCCCTTTGCCCCAGATGAGGGGATCCTGGACACTTTTTGGACATTAGACACTTTTTGGACTACTCAGGCTCTGCTTCCTGATGATTCCCTAACCCTTTTCTTCCAGATCTTCAGGTGAAGTCTGAGCCatcttccccctgctcctcttcctccctcagtTCTGAATCATCCCGTCTTTCCACAGAGCCCTCCAGCCAGGTGAGAGCCATCTCCTTCCTTCTACTGTTTGTGACAGGGACTGTGTTCCATTCCCTTCACACATAGATGCTGAGAAATTTTGTGTGCTATAGGTCATGGAGTAGTTGTGGTGCCTTTGAATTCTTTAGTATCCTCCTTTTATGTGTGTCTCTGCTGTGgttgtctaaaaaaaaaacaaggagtcTTTTAATATACAGAGATAGGTGGCAGCCGTGGTAGGGCTGGGAAGAAGAAAGCTGCTGACTGCTGAGAATTCTAGAATTGCTCTTGCCCAAGTTGTCCATCTAAGGCAATATTTAAAATCATGGGACTTCATCAACCCTCCCAAGAACAaagtaggaagagaaaatgaggggCCTGAGACAGCTTTGGGAGATACTTAGTACCATTCAAACCAGAATGTCAAATAATTAGTAAGCTCTAAAGCTTTtgttcttgctcttgctctcaacaccttcccttgtttttttttcttttctgtgccgCTGCTTCCGTTCCCCCCCCATTCACCTCCCACTCTCACCTAGGCCTCTGGTGTAGCGGAGGTGCTGGTTGTGAAGACAGAGTCCTTGGCGCCCCCACTCTGCCTCCTAGGAGATGATCCAACATCCCTGTTTGAAACTGTCCAGATCAATGTGGGTCCCACCTCTGATGACCCCTCAGGTAATAAGAGTCTGCCACCACCCCCAGGCTTTACTAAGGcagagtatgtgtgtgtttagatgGGGGAAGGAATGCAGACAACAAGACAGGGAAGAAAAGGTAGGGAGGGGAAATGGCGGATGACCAGGAAAGAggccaggaaggggagggagaattTTAGGAAACCACAGGAAAGGCAACCCTGAAGAGTTGgggatgttttttctttctttttctcatccctAGTATCTTGTTGTATGGCTTAACTTCCTATTGCCttgcatttaaaaacaacaacaacaacgaaactAATGGAGTTTAGggcatatttattatttttcccccaatgttttattagaaaatttttcAAACATATAGAAGAACTGAAATACCATATACCCAACTCCTAGATTCTATAATTAATATTCTTTGTGCTATTTTTGAGTGTTGCCAAGTTTATTTCCTCTTACATGTTTATACAGTAAgcctttactgagcacctactccaTACCATGTATACTAGATGGTGCCAGGGATGCAAAGATGAAAAGGTTGTGAGCGCCACTATGACCCGAGAATCCTGGAGTGTGATGGGAGGGGAAAGATGTGCACCATTTACTGAAGGTGTGGGAATTCCAGGATAGACATCACAGGGTCCCACAAAAGCTCAGAAGAGGGGCACCTCACCTGATGGGGGCTGGATCAGGGATGTGCTCCTGGAAGAAGGGTTTCCTGAGCCAAGTTTTGAAGGACTTAAAGAGATTAGCCAGAAGATGAATGGTTGAATGTGgaggtgggtgtgtgtgtctaGGGAACTTACATCTCTTCAGACTGGATGTGAGGAGGGAGTGGGAAATGGCAAGAAGTTGCAGAGGCTACAGGGCCTGGGGGCACCCTGCTAAGGGACTCTTAGCTTTTATCTTGTGGGCCTGTGGGAACCTCTGAAGAGTCAATCTGGAGAGCAATGTGATTAGGATGACTCTGGTGGCAGAGTAGAGAGAGTGGATTGCGGAGAGGCAGGACCTGATGCAGTTATTTGAGGCTATTTGGATGtcaaaaggaggcagaaagaatGAGGTAGAATGGATGAATTGCAGTGACTTCCTGCATAGTATTTGTGGGGCAGAAATGCGGACTTAGCTGTTGTCAGCACAGGGTCGGGTGATGGTTTCTGGCAGCCCATGGTTCTTCCTCCTTAGGGATTGCATGCCTAGGGCCAGCTTTATTTTCTGGTACAAGGAGAAATCCTTAATCTTAATCCTCTTCTCCTTCAGCATTTATCTGATATCCAAAATTTTGTCTCATCCTGACCCCCCACAGATGTCCAGACCAAGGTAGAACCtgtctctccatcttcctccatCAACTCTGAGGCTTCCCTGCTCTCAGCAGAGTCCCCCAACCAGGTGAGCatcagcttttctttctccttccacacACTTCAGTGAGTTCCTTCCGACTCTCAGAAGTATGAAAGCATTCTCTTTTTCAGCTCCTTCTCCTTGACACTCTTCCTGACTCACATATCTTCTGGAATGCCCAACACAGGCTTTTATAGGAGAGGAGGTACTGGAAGTGAAGA is from Mustela erminea isolate mMusErm1 chromosome 4, mMusErm1.Pri, whole genome shotgun sequence and encodes:
- the FKBPL gene encoding FK506-binding protein-like; the protein is METPPVNPMGEKDTSRPQQQWEKKPQENLDSTTPISQQPQGPPTEILELRVSPNPASQILKKPQGTEKLAAGLQGDSAKSYGSTSEIPEPLQASDLWYCPDGSFVKKILIRGHGLDKPKLGSCCRVLAFGFPFGSGLPEGWTEITVGLGPWREGTWGELIEKCLESMCQGEEAELQLSEHSESPFRLTLASFTQGRDSWELDASEKEALAREERARGTELFRAGNPEGAARCYGRALRLLLTLPPPGPPERTVLHANLAACQLLLGQPQLAAQSCDRALEREPDHLKALYRRGVAQAALGNLEKATADLRKVLEVDPKNRAAQEELGKVIIQGKKQDAGLAQGLRKMFG